A single Streptomyces sp. Edi2 DNA region contains:
- a CDS encoding MFS transporter — MSRDIRGPNEKLGTVLALAGISNAGLARRVNDLGAQRGLTLRYDKTSVARWVSKGMVPQGAAPHLIASAIGSKLGRPVPLHEIGLADADPAPEVGLAFPRDVGAAVRSATELYRLDLAGRRAGGGGIWQSLAGSFAVTAYATPASRWLISPADSSVAREAAEARDKDAAAAGDGGIPQHVGHSDVSKLREAAEDARRWDSKYGGGDWRSSMVPECLRVDAAPLLLASYSDEVGRALFGATSELTRLAGWMAFDTGQQEAAQRYYIQALRLARAAADVPLGGYVLASMSLQATYRGFADEGVDLAQAALERNRGLATARTMSFFRLVEARAQAKAGEARACEVALKASEGWLERSRGGDPDPSWLDFYSYERFAADAAECYRDLRLPRQVRRFTEQALSRPTEEFVRSHGLRLVVSAVAELESGNLDAACAAGTRAVEVAGRISSARTTEYVRDLLHRLEPYGDEPRVVELRERARPLLAAPA, encoded by the coding sequence ATGTCCAGGGATATACGCGGGCCGAACGAAAAGCTCGGCACTGTTCTCGCCCTCGCGGGTATCAGCAATGCCGGACTGGCACGCCGGGTCAACGACCTCGGTGCGCAGCGCGGACTGACGCTTCGCTATGACAAGACGTCGGTGGCGCGGTGGGTCTCCAAGGGCATGGTGCCGCAGGGCGCCGCGCCCCATCTGATCGCGTCCGCGATCGGCAGCAAGCTCGGCCGGCCGGTTCCGCTGCACGAGATCGGGCTGGCCGACGCGGACCCGGCGCCGGAGGTAGGCCTGGCATTTCCCCGCGATGTGGGCGCCGCGGTGCGCTCCGCGACCGAGCTGTACCGTCTCGATCTGGCCGGACGGCGGGCGGGCGGCGGCGGCATCTGGCAGAGCCTGGCCGGATCCTTCGCCGTCACCGCGTACGCCACCCCCGCCTCCCGTTGGCTGATATCCCCGGCCGACAGCTCGGTGGCGCGGGAGGCGGCCGAGGCGCGGGACAAGGACGCCGCGGCTGCCGGCGACGGCGGGATTCCGCAGCACGTCGGCCACAGCGACGTCAGCAAGCTGCGCGAGGCGGCGGAGGACGCGCGCCGCTGGGACTCCAAATACGGCGGTGGGGACTGGCGTTCCTCGATGGTCCCGGAATGCCTCCGGGTGGACGCGGCGCCATTACTTCTCGCCTCGTACAGCGACGAAGTGGGCCGGGCGCTCTTCGGGGCGACCTCCGAACTCACCCGGCTCGCGGGGTGGATGGCCTTCGACACGGGCCAGCAGGAGGCCGCGCAGCGGTACTACATCCAGGCGCTGCGGCTCGCCCGCGCGGCCGCCGACGTCCCTCTCGGCGGCTACGTCCTCGCCTCGATGTCGCTCCAGGCGACCTACCGGGGCTTCGCCGACGAGGGCGTCGACCTCGCCCAGGCCGCCCTGGAACGCAACCGCGGCCTGGCCACGGCCCGCACCATGAGCTTCTTCCGCCTGGTCGAGGCGCGGGCGCAGGCCAAGGCCGGTGAGGCGCGCGCCTGCGAGGTGGCGCTGAAGGCCTCCGAGGGCTGGCTGGAGCGCTCCCGCGGTGGCGACCCCGACCCCTCGTGGCTGGACTTCTACTCGTACGAACGCTTCGCCGCCGACGCCGCCGAGTGCTACCGCGATCTGCGGCTGCCCCGCCAGGTGCGCCGTTTCACCGAGCAGGCGCTGTCCCGTCCCACCGAGGAATTCGTCCGCTCGCACGGTCTGCGCCTGGTCGTCTCCGCTGTGGCCGAACTGGAGTCCGGCAATCTGGACGCGGCCTGCGCGGCGGGCACCCGAGCGGTCGAGGTGGCCGGACGGATCTCCTCCGCCCGCACCACCGAGTACGTCCGCGATCTGCTGCACCGCCTGGAGCCGTACGGCGATGAGCCCCGGGTGGTCGAGCTGCGGGAGCGGGCGAGACCACTGCTGGCGGCACCGGCTTAG
- the lhgO gene encoding L-2-hydroxyglutarate oxidase, with protein sequence MAAYDCDVLVIGAGIVGLSTAYAITRAAPGTRVVVLEKEPGPARHQTGRNSGVIHSGIYYPPGSLKARFALQGSAEMVKFCTENDIPHEVTGKLIVATDRSELPRLHGLIQRGREHGLPVRELGPAQIAEYEPEVEGLAAIHVGTTGVCDFAAVARRFARLAEDAGTRIVYSTEVTTIGRRPGRVAVRGADGTVHRARALVNCAGLHCDRIARLAGDAPGMRIVPFRGEYFTLAPERASLVRGLVYPVPDPAFPFLGVHLTRGIDGAVHIGPNAVPALAREGYDWRTVRPAELAGTLAYPGSWRIARRHWRYGAGELHRSLSRSAFADAVRRLLPAAREEDLVPSPAGVRAQAVLPDGTLVDDFLFAESPGMIHVLNAPSPAATASLPIGREVARRVLGLLGRSRA encoded by the coding sequence GTGGCGGCGTACGACTGCGATGTACTGGTGATCGGTGCCGGCATCGTCGGACTCTCTACGGCCTACGCGATCACGCGTGCCGCACCTGGCACACGCGTCGTGGTCCTGGAGAAGGAGCCGGGCCCGGCCCGTCACCAGACCGGGCGCAACAGCGGCGTGATCCACAGCGGCATCTACTACCCGCCCGGCTCCCTCAAGGCCCGCTTCGCCCTGCAGGGCTCGGCGGAGATGGTGAAGTTCTGTACCGAGAACGACATCCCGCACGAGGTCACCGGCAAGCTGATCGTCGCCACGGACCGCAGCGAGCTGCCGCGGCTGCACGGCCTGATCCAGCGCGGCCGCGAACACGGCCTGCCGGTGCGCGAACTGGGCCCCGCCCAGATAGCCGAGTACGAACCCGAGGTGGAAGGCCTGGCCGCCATCCATGTCGGCACGACCGGCGTCTGCGACTTCGCCGCGGTCGCCCGCAGGTTCGCCCGGCTCGCCGAGGACGCCGGCACCCGGATCGTCTACAGCACCGAGGTGACGACCATCGGCCGCCGCCCCGGCCGGGTGGCGGTCCGCGGCGCCGACGGCACGGTCCACCGTGCCCGTGCCCTGGTCAACTGCGCCGGCCTGCACTGCGACCGGATCGCCCGGCTGGCCGGCGATGCCCCGGGTATGCGGATCGTCCCGTTCCGCGGCGAGTACTTCACCCTCGCTCCGGAACGCGCCTCGCTCGTCCGCGGCCTGGTCTACCCGGTCCCCGACCCGGCCTTCCCGTTCCTCGGCGTCCATCTGACCCGCGGCATCGACGGCGCCGTCCACATCGGCCCGAACGCCGTCCCCGCCCTGGCCCGCGAGGGCTACGACTGGCGCACGGTCCGCCCCGCCGAGCTGGCGGGCACCCTCGCCTACCCCGGCTCCTGGCGGATAGCCCGCCGCCACTGGCGCTACGGCGCCGGCGAACTGCACCGCTCCCTGTCCCGATCCGCCTTCGCCGACGCGGTCCGCCGCCTGCTCCCGGCCGCCCGCGAGGAGGACCTGGTGCCGTCGCCGGCCGGCGTCCGCGCGCAGGCCGTCCTCCCCGACGGCACCCTCGTCGATGACTTCCTCTTCGCCGAATCCCCCGGCATGATCCACGTCCTCAACGCCCCGTCCCCGGCCGCCACGGCCTCGCTCCCCATCGGACGCGAGGTGGCACGCCGGGTGCTGGGGCTGCTGGGGCGGAGCCGCGCATGA
- a CDS encoding PQQ-binding-like beta-propeller repeat protein: protein MPVPLILTIVMVLLVAAGVGGYFLFSGDSADSGATRPANALSRKWEAASPVSEREGQNDNGLRSMWFNNDDIIYGDGEGVRAYNRKTGKKKWTVKTPKGAGEVCAMSAEPSDDGVGAVVFDAGGDDCSYLSVVDTDTGRTLWSKNLQDGHGAEHEPRVVVNSKVVAVTIGQTYAGFSVGRGAKVWELTARGHACTNSVGLSPQYLAVSSDCPDAKPKRQLSLQDLEYDSIHSTVTGEDHAIVQTLSDRPLTLLTESGSTADPVHYIQTYTEKPKPDHTFQLSGELKDLKFEPRNTYVDEDEQILVTGYGATNGLAAMDMKTGKLLWKKRGSAAIAGVNNQGLMMVTDSPDSGASAVKELVVAVGLRDGKEKVKGTLYEKEHNLPAPSDMSLGLDRDNMLFIQSERLTDNRPSVQAFEVPFA from the coding sequence GTGCCCGTGCCGCTCATCCTGACGATCGTGATGGTCCTGCTGGTGGCCGCCGGGGTCGGCGGGTACTTCCTCTTCTCCGGGGACTCCGCCGACTCGGGTGCCACCCGGCCCGCGAACGCCCTGTCGCGGAAGTGGGAGGCGGCGTCGCCCGTGTCCGAGCGCGAGGGCCAGAACGACAACGGGCTGCGCTCGATGTGGTTCAACAACGACGACATCATCTACGGCGACGGCGAGGGTGTACGGGCCTACAACCGCAAGACCGGCAAGAAGAAGTGGACCGTCAAGACGCCCAAGGGCGCGGGCGAGGTCTGCGCGATGTCCGCGGAGCCCAGTGACGACGGTGTGGGCGCCGTGGTCTTCGACGCGGGTGGCGACGACTGCTCCTATCTCTCCGTCGTCGACACCGACACCGGCCGGACGCTGTGGTCCAAGAACCTTCAGGACGGTCACGGTGCGGAGCACGAGCCGCGGGTCGTGGTGAACAGCAAGGTCGTCGCCGTCACGATCGGCCAGACCTATGCCGGCTTCTCCGTCGGCCGTGGAGCGAAGGTCTGGGAGCTGACCGCACGCGGTCATGCGTGCACCAACTCGGTCGGGCTGAGCCCCCAGTACCTGGCGGTCTCCAGCGACTGCCCCGATGCCAAGCCGAAGAGGCAGCTGTCGCTCCAGGACCTGGAGTACGACAGCATCCATTCGACGGTCACGGGTGAGGACCACGCGATCGTGCAGACCCTCTCGGACCGGCCCCTGACGCTGCTGACGGAGAGCGGCAGCACGGCCGATCCCGTGCACTACATCCAGACCTATACGGAGAAGCCCAAGCCGGACCACACCTTCCAGCTCTCGGGCGAGCTGAAGGACCTGAAGTTCGAGCCGCGCAACACCTACGTCGACGAGGACGAGCAGATCCTGGTGACCGGTTACGGCGCCACCAACGGGCTTGCGGCGATGGACATGAAGACGGGCAAGCTGCTGTGGAAGAAGCGCGGCTCGGCGGCCATCGCCGGAGTGAACAACCAAGGCCTGATGATGGTGACCGATTCACCCGACAGCGGCGCCTCCGCAGTGAAGGAGCTGGTGGTCGCGGTCGGCTTGCGTGACGGCAAGGAGAAGGTGAAGGGCACGCTCTACGAAAAGGAGCACAACCTGCCGGCCCCCAGCGATATGTCGCTGGGCTTGGACCGGGACAACATGCTCTTCATCCAGAGCGAGCGGCTCACCGACAACCGGCCGAGCGTGCAGGCCTTCGAGGTGCCGTTCGCCTGA
- the trmB gene encoding tRNA (guanosine(46)-N7)-methyltransferase TrmB codes for MFPDGTGPAADPAGSHHERRIRSFQPRRSRVSPTQADALRRLWPTWGLDIDGLSRIDLDAFFDGLPVVLEIGFGMGEATAQMAAADPDTGILGCDVHTPGQGNLLGLAERNGLSNIRVANGDAIILLREMLAPASLAGLRVYFPDPWPKKRHHKRRLVQPEFIALAATRLAPGALVHCATDWEPYAEQMLEVLSAEPALENLYPGYAPRPDFRPLTKFEGQGLDKGHVVHDLLFRRRDA; via the coding sequence ATGTTCCCCGACGGAACCGGCCCCGCTGCCGACCCCGCGGGCTCACATCACGAGCGCCGGATCCGCTCCTTCCAGCCGCGCCGCAGCCGTGTCTCGCCCACCCAGGCGGATGCGCTGCGCCGCCTGTGGCCCACCTGGGGGCTGGACATCGACGGCCTCTCCCGTATCGATCTCGACGCCTTCTTCGACGGACTACCGGTCGTGCTGGAGATCGGCTTCGGCATGGGCGAGGCCACGGCACAGATGGCCGCCGCCGACCCGGACACCGGCATCCTCGGCTGCGACGTCCACACCCCGGGGCAGGGCAATCTGCTCGGTCTCGCGGAGCGGAACGGCCTGTCCAACATCCGGGTGGCCAACGGCGACGCCATCATCCTGCTGCGCGAGATGCTGGCCCCCGCCTCCCTCGCCGGCCTGCGCGTCTACTTCCCCGACCCCTGGCCGAAGAAGCGCCACCACAAGCGCCGCCTCGTCCAGCCGGAGTTCATCGCGCTGGCGGCCACCCGGCTCGCGCCCGGTGCCCTCGTGCACTGCGCGACCGACTGGGAGCCGTATGCCGAGCAGATGCTCGAAGTCCTCTCCGCCGAGCCGGCGCTCGAAAACCTCTACCCCGGCTATGCGCCGCGCCCGGACTTCCGCCCGCTCACCAAGTTCGAGGGCCAGGGCCTGGACAAGGGGCATGTCGTCCACGACCTCCTCTTCCGCCGCCGCGACGCGTAG
- a CDS encoding PrsW family intramembrane metalloprotease codes for MYPSQPPPHPPTAPAPPPYTPQPHEDAAAHRRRTAPWNSTTLRAVALVSLLALSGVIIIGMVRQETGTEGFLVGLGLAVFPVPLLLAAFCWLDRVEPEPWRNLAFAFAWGACAAALVALLANGFATDWLAANIASASPSEAEAWGATVIAPVVEEVVKAAAVLFLYRFRRNDFDGITDGIVIAGITATGFAFTENVLYLGNAFGEDQSMGHTGLDSLTAGAFFFRIIVSPFAHPLFTILTGLAFGIAATRYPRRRAARITLALLGLLTAVLLHAIWNGASSLGDPGFLIVYGLFMVPVLLALTWLAIWARNQELLSLRDYLAPYITAGWLTPTEPAALSSLKTRALARDIARTTQGPAAARAVTEYATVATTLSFHRRRAHLLGPAPDFFSREQHLLLHLRHYQQWGRAALVDAWVTREQSCGSGDSPCRSR; via the coding sequence GTGTACCCGTCCCAGCCGCCCCCGCACCCGCCGACCGCGCCCGCCCCTCCCCCGTACACACCCCAGCCGCACGAGGACGCGGCCGCGCACCGCCGCCGGACGGCCCCCTGGAACAGCACCACCCTCCGCGCCGTCGCCCTGGTCTCGCTGCTCGCGCTCTCCGGCGTGATCATCATCGGCATGGTCCGCCAGGAGACCGGCACGGAAGGTTTCCTGGTCGGGCTCGGCCTGGCCGTCTTCCCCGTGCCGCTCCTCCTCGCGGCGTTCTGCTGGCTCGACCGCGTCGAGCCCGAGCCCTGGCGCAACCTCGCCTTCGCCTTCGCCTGGGGCGCCTGCGCCGCCGCCCTGGTGGCGCTGCTCGCCAATGGCTTCGCCACCGACTGGCTGGCCGCCAATATCGCCTCGGCCTCACCCTCCGAGGCCGAGGCCTGGGGCGCCACGGTCATCGCCCCGGTCGTCGAGGAGGTGGTCAAGGCCGCCGCGGTCCTCTTCCTCTACCGCTTCCGCCGCAACGACTTCGACGGCATCACGGACGGCATCGTCATCGCCGGGATCACCGCCACCGGTTTCGCCTTCACCGAGAACGTCCTCTACCTGGGCAACGCCTTCGGCGAGGACCAGTCGATGGGCCACACCGGTCTGGACTCCCTCACCGCCGGCGCCTTCTTCTTCCGCATCATCGTCTCCCCCTTCGCCCACCCGCTCTTCACGATCCTCACCGGCCTCGCGTTCGGCATCGCCGCCACCCGCTACCCCCGCCGCCGCGCCGCCCGCATCACGCTCGCCCTCCTCGGCCTGCTCACCGCCGTCCTCCTGCACGCCATCTGGAACGGCGCCTCCTCCCTCGGCGACCCCGGTTTCCTCATCGTCTACGGCCTCTTCATGGTCCCCGTCCTCCTCGCCCTCACCTGGCTGGCGATCTGGGCCCGCAACCAAGAACTCCTCTCCCTGCGCGACTACCTCGCCCCCTACATCACCGCCGGCTGGCTCACCCCCACCGAACCCGCCGCCCTCTCCTCCCTCAAAACCCGCGCCCTGGCCCGCGACATCGCCCGCACCACCCAGGGCCCCGCCGCCGCCCGCGCCGTCACCGAGTACGCCACCGTCGCCACCACCCTTTCGTTCCACCGACGGCGGGCTCATCTCTTGGGACCTGCACCCGACTTCTTCAGCCGGGAACAGCACTTGCTGCTGCATCTTCGGCACTACCAGCAGTGGGGGCGGGCGGCGTTGGTGGATGCGTGGGTGACCAGGGAGCAGTCATGCGGCTCCGGCGACTCGCCTTGCCGCAGCAGATGA
- a CDS encoding YDG/SRA domain-containing protein, producing MSEPQQERATRFMEALASLPLHRPSGEPSRDQPIALLWAISRAAEGADRLTSWNKAKTDLRAMLTEYDTIDSHPTPESTFLELHQFPFWEILGTNDEAPDSRDPDAVTWLAEQTPEAGLETSLHEQLASDKDLCRDAVKLLHEQYFQDHRLDLLLLEAGLPAKEFDGFGAPPHVRVGDTFKRRRTLARARVHRPTMAGICGTRASGAESIVVSGGYEDDEDYGDEIIYTGQGGRDEKTKKQCKDQELTLGNAALVTSYSTGAPVRVIRGSGGDRRHSPAAGLRYDGLYRVEECWSQRGESNFLVWRYRLRAIGSVDKQAATNITRSFPAGNATPGRKETSTQRIIRSTKVADYVKKIHAYACQVCGLRIETPTGAYAEAAHIKPLGHPHDGPDEIDNVLCLCPNHHTAFDFGMLIINDDRSVTQRGSEPRTYQLREIPGHVINAKYLAYHRDHHENINVPTE from the coding sequence TTGTCCGAGCCCCAGCAGGAACGTGCTACTCGCTTCATGGAGGCGCTTGCCTCCCTGCCTCTCCATCGCCCGTCAGGTGAACCATCGAGGGATCAGCCCATCGCGCTCCTCTGGGCGATCAGCCGTGCGGCCGAAGGTGCAGACCGCCTCACCTCATGGAACAAGGCAAAGACAGACCTTCGGGCCATGCTTACCGAATACGACACCATAGATTCACACCCGACACCCGAGAGCACTTTTCTAGAGTTGCACCAATTCCCCTTCTGGGAGATTCTCGGCACGAATGACGAGGCACCAGACTCCAGGGATCCTGACGCAGTTACATGGCTTGCCGAGCAAACACCCGAGGCCGGGCTGGAGACCTCGCTGCACGAACAGCTCGCCTCAGATAAGGATCTGTGTCGGGATGCAGTAAAGCTGCTTCACGAACAATACTTCCAGGACCATCGCCTTGATCTGCTGCTTCTGGAAGCAGGGCTCCCGGCGAAGGAATTTGACGGATTCGGCGCCCCTCCCCACGTACGCGTCGGGGATACCTTCAAGAGGCGGCGGACACTGGCACGAGCAAGGGTCCACCGTCCCACCATGGCCGGAATCTGCGGAACGCGAGCGAGCGGCGCCGAGTCCATCGTCGTATCCGGAGGTTACGAAGACGATGAAGACTATGGCGACGAAATAATCTACACGGGGCAAGGGGGGCGAGACGAGAAAACGAAGAAGCAATGCAAAGATCAGGAACTGACCCTAGGAAATGCAGCGTTGGTCACCAGCTACTCCACTGGGGCACCTGTGCGCGTGATTCGCGGCTCGGGCGGTGACCGTCGACACTCGCCAGCTGCTGGACTCCGGTACGACGGCCTCTACCGAGTAGAGGAGTGCTGGTCCCAACGCGGCGAATCGAACTTCCTCGTATGGCGCTATCGACTCCGCGCCATCGGCTCCGTCGACAAACAGGCCGCCACGAACATCACGCGCTCCTTCCCGGCTGGCAATGCCACCCCCGGCCGCAAGGAAACCTCCACCCAGCGCATCATCCGAAGCACCAAGGTAGCCGACTACGTAAAGAAGATCCACGCATACGCTTGCCAAGTATGCGGACTGCGCATTGAAACCCCTACGGGCGCCTACGCTGAAGCTGCACACATTAAGCCACTCGGTCACCCGCACGACGGCCCCGATGAGATCGATAACGTTCTATGCCTGTGCCCAAACCACCACACGGCCTTCGACTTCGGAATGCTGATCATTAACGATGACCGTTCCGTTACGCAACGAGGCTCCGAACCTCGAACCTACCAACTACGCGAGATCCCCGGACATGTCATAAACGCCAAATACCTCGCGTATCACCGAGACCACCACGAAAACATAAACGTCCCGACCGAATAG
- a CDS encoding ATP-binding protein yields MNATHRMSSTEWVHPFTARPAGVAELRRLTSLYLERWGLSGVVDAAQLCVSELATNVINHVGEGAAAVLSVMVRDAHLRISVRDAESGRFPRLLGVAPTSETGRGLGLVAAMADRWGVTAAAHGKTTWCEISASCTAQVRGADGPQSPGAEVPPSSSQGMPGRATQGRPLHFVTQEAAAVGLIAEVLRWLQAQGRDPDTVLDYAQMFFEGECGVAG; encoded by the coding sequence ATGAATGCCACCCACCGCATGTCGAGTACGGAGTGGGTCCACCCCTTCACCGCGAGGCCGGCAGGGGTGGCCGAGTTACGCCGTCTGACGAGCCTCTACCTCGAACGGTGGGGACTTTCGGGAGTGGTTGATGCGGCGCAGCTCTGCGTCAGCGAGCTGGCCACCAACGTCATCAACCATGTAGGTGAAGGGGCTGCCGCTGTCCTGTCGGTCATGGTGAGGGATGCGCATCTGCGCATTTCCGTTCGGGATGCGGAGAGTGGTCGGTTCCCAAGGCTCCTGGGTGTCGCGCCTACCTCGGAAACTGGGCGAGGGCTGGGCCTGGTGGCGGCCATGGCGGACCGTTGGGGAGTGACGGCTGCCGCGCACGGCAAAACCACCTGGTGTGAGATCAGTGCATCGTGCACGGCTCAGGTCCGAGGCGCGGACGGCCCGCAATCTCCGGGAGCAGAAGTACCCCCGTCCTCCAGTCAGGGCATGCCGGGTCGGGCAACCCAAGGACGGCCGCTGCACTTCGTTACCCAGGAGGCGGCGGCTGTCGGTCTCATTGCTGAAGTCCTTCGTTGGCTACAGGCGCAGGGGCGTGATCCCGATACGGTTCTCGACTATGCGCAAATGTTCTTCGAGGGTGAGTGCGGCGTCGCGGGTTAG
- a CDS encoding helix-turn-helix transcriptional regulator — translation MAGSPTARRRRLAIELKKLREDHGLTCNQVGESLDWSGSKVNRMETGQGRVQPSDIEALCRFYNTTDELRELLKDLAKHSKMRGWWHAYGSAVPTWFSVYVGLEQAACSLRTYEAEFVPGLLQTADYARELHHATAQPSPDDVEQMIAVRMERQALLTAPQAPDLWAILHESVLRHAIGSREVMQAQFERLLKMAQSKNVTVQVLPFNSGSYPATGAYTMLGFPEQEDPDIVYRDGLTDAVYLEQPSDIAQYAKAFDNLRALSLSPQQSSALITEAMQGLT, via the coding sequence GTGGCCGGTTCGCCCACCGCTCGTCGTCGCCGACTTGCGATCGAGCTGAAGAAGCTCCGTGAGGACCACGGACTCACCTGCAACCAGGTGGGCGAGTCGCTGGACTGGAGCGGATCCAAGGTCAACCGCATGGAGACCGGCCAAGGGCGCGTCCAGCCGTCAGACATTGAGGCGCTGTGCCGCTTCTACAACACCACTGACGAGCTACGCGAACTCCTCAAGGACCTTGCCAAGCACTCCAAGATGCGGGGTTGGTGGCACGCGTACGGCAGCGCCGTACCCACCTGGTTCTCCGTATACGTCGGCCTTGAACAGGCAGCCTGCAGCTTGCGGACCTACGAGGCCGAGTTCGTGCCTGGGCTACTACAGACCGCGGATTACGCCAGGGAGCTCCACCACGCTACGGCCCAGCCAAGTCCAGACGACGTCGAGCAGATGATCGCCGTGCGCATGGAGCGACAGGCACTCCTCACCGCTCCTCAGGCACCAGATTTGTGGGCGATCCTGCACGAGAGCGTCTTGCGGCATGCGATCGGGAGCCGGGAGGTGATGCAGGCCCAGTTCGAACGCTTGCTGAAGATGGCGCAGTCGAAGAACGTCACGGTCCAGGTACTGCCGTTCAACTCGGGTAGCTACCCGGCAACAGGGGCGTACACGATGTTGGGGTTCCCTGAGCAAGAGGACCCGGACATCGTCTATCGCGATGGCCTGACAGATGCTGTCTATCTGGAGCAACCCAGCGACATCGCGCAGTATGCAAAGGCATTCGACAACTTGCGGGCACTGTCCTTGAGTCCGCAACAGTCCAGTGCCCTCATTACCGAAGCGATGCAAGGACTCACCTGA
- a CDS encoding DUF397 domain-containing protein, giving the protein MTHTAPLVWHKSSYSNGSGGNCIATATPDGSTVLVRDTKVPGGQILNFTCGAWQDFVACVQHPDWNVRA; this is encoded by the coding sequence ATGACTCACACAGCGCCTCTCGTCTGGCACAAGAGCAGCTACAGCAACGGCTCTGGCGGCAACTGCATAGCGACGGCGACACCCGACGGATCCACCGTCCTGGTCCGAGACACGAAGGTTCCCGGCGGCCAGATACTCAACTTCACCTGCGGGGCATGGCAGGACTTCGTCGCCTGCGTGCAGCACCCGGACTGGAACGTCCGCGCCTAG
- a CDS encoding aldo/keto reductase, whose translation MTATHTPRNRQSLGSLSVSPLSLGGNVFGWTADESESFAVLDAYVAGGGNFIDTADVYSAWVPGNKGGESETVLGNWLAARGNRDEVVIATKVGAHPDFKGLSAATIKSAVDLSLSRLRTDYIDLYYTHYDDESVEVGEFLTALDDLVRAGKVREIAASNISAKRLEESLAFSAREGLARYVALQPHYNLVSRDTYEGELADAAARHGLAAVPYYALASGFLTGKYRPGTTVDSARSGGAAKYAGTDRGRRVLQALDTVSAAHEAEPATVALAWLAAQPTVAAPIASARTVEQLPALLAVGDLTLTEAELRLLNEASA comes from the coding sequence ATGACCGCGACACACACCCCCCGAAATCGTCAGTCCCTCGGCTCGCTCTCGGTCTCCCCGCTGTCGCTCGGCGGCAACGTCTTCGGCTGGACGGCCGACGAGAGCGAATCCTTCGCCGTGCTCGATGCCTACGTCGCGGGTGGCGGCAACTTCATCGACACCGCCGACGTCTACTCGGCCTGGGTCCCCGGCAACAAGGGCGGCGAATCCGAGACCGTCCTCGGCAACTGGCTGGCCGCCCGCGGCAACCGCGACGAGGTCGTCATCGCCACCAAGGTCGGTGCCCACCCGGACTTCAAGGGCCTGTCCGCCGCCACCATCAAGTCCGCGGTCGATCTCTCCCTCTCCCGTCTGCGCACCGACTACATCGACCTCTACTACACCCACTACGACGACGAATCGGTCGAGGTCGGGGAGTTCCTTACCGCCCTCGACGACCTCGTCCGGGCCGGCAAGGTCCGCGAGATCGCCGCGTCCAACATCTCGGCGAAGCGCCTGGAGGAGTCCCTGGCCTTCTCCGCCCGCGAGGGCCTGGCCCGCTACGTCGCCCTCCAGCCGCACTACAACCTGGTCTCCCGCGACACCTACGAGGGCGAACTCGCCGACGCAGCCGCCCGCCACGGCCTCGCCGCGGTCCCGTACTACGCCCTCGCCTCCGGCTTTCTGACCGGCAAGTACCGCCCGGGAACCACCGTCGACAGCGCTCGCTCCGGCGGCGCGGCCAAGTACGCCGGCACCGACCGGGGCCGGCGCGTCCTCCAGGCCCTCGACACCGTCTCCGCCGCCCACGAGGCCGAGCCGGCCACCGTCGCCCTCGCCTGGCTCGCCGCCCAGCCCACCGTCGCGGCCCCCATCGCCAGCGCCCGGACGGTGGAGCAGCTGCCGGCGCTGCTGGCGGTGGGCGACCTGACGCTCACGGAGGCGGAACTGAGGCTTCTGAACGAGGCTTCTGCCTGA